In a single window of the Aminomonas paucivorans DSM 12260 genome:
- a CDS encoding thiamine diphosphokinase, whose amino-acid sequence MRWKDVELLSPGLPEGGRRVLLVLGGRAPDTPWLDSFRQEGWELWAVDRGVEACRRAGWLPRLVLGDRDSASPADWDWAVSAGGEERLFCKDKDATDFQLALQELAEIDPRPQVLLTGAFGGRLDHLWSLLHSFLPGTAWTPLGMADQEEGVYLLPGPGKVEVRFGDPIPQAVSLLPLRGDCEGVGISGVRWPLVDTHLALSHPYAVSNRLEGGERGVRAEVRRGTLGVYWCLTGA is encoded by the coding sequence ATGCGGTGGAAGGACGTGGAGCTTCTTTCCCCAGGGCTTCCCGAGGGAGGCCGAAGGGTGCTTCTGGTCCTGGGGGGGCGAGCACCCGACACCCCTTGGCTGGACTCCTTCCGCCAGGAGGGCTGGGAACTTTGGGCGGTGGACCGGGGAGTGGAGGCCTGTCGTCGAGCGGGGTGGCTGCCCCGCCTGGTGCTGGGAGACCGGGACAGCGCGTCCCCGGCGGACTGGGACTGGGCCGTGTCGGCGGGGGGGGAGGAAAGGCTGTTCTGCAAGGACAAGGATGCCACGGACTTCCAGCTGGCCCTCCAGGAACTTGCCGAAATCGACCCGAGACCTCAGGTCCTCCTGACGGGGGCTTTCGGTGGCCGTCTCGACCACCTCTGGAGCCTCCTGCACAGCTTCCTCCCTGGGACGGCCTGGACCCCCCTGGGGATGGCGGATCAGGAAGAGGGGGTGTACTTGCTCCCGGGACCGGGGAAAGTGGAGGTCCGGTTCGGTGACCCCATCCCCCAGGCGGTCTCCCTTCTGCCCCTCCGGGGAGACTGCGAAGGGGTGGGCATCTCCGGCGTTCGCTGGCCCCTGGTGGACACGCACCTGGCCCTCAGCCATCCCTACGCCGTAAGCAATCGTCTTGAGGGGGGAGAACGGGGGGTTCGTGCGGAGGTCCGAAGGGGGACCCTGGGAGTCTACTGGTGCCTCACCGGAGCGTGA
- the rpmB gene encoding 50S ribosomal protein L28: MSRVCDCCGRGPQTGNSVSHSVRHTRRRWLINLQSVRVDVGCGETKRLHVCTKCLRSGKIRRAV, from the coding sequence ATGTCCAGGGTTTGCGATTGCTGCGGTCGAGGTCCCCAGACGGGGAACTCGGTCAGCCATTCGGTCCGCCATACTCGTCGTCGCTGGCTGATCAACCTTCAGAGCGTCCGAGTCGACGTGGGGTGCGGCGAGACGAAACGGCTTCACGTCTGCACCAAATGTCTTCGTTCCGGTAAGATTCGCAGGGCCGTCTGA
- the xseB gene encoding exodeoxyribonuclease VII small subunit encodes MNELERTVQRLEKEELPLEEALDLYEDGLGLVRRCSAFLRDAEQRIEVLDEDGTWKPWTEEDRP; translated from the coding sequence ATGAACGAACTGGAACGAACCGTTCAACGGCTGGAAAAGGAAGAACTCCCCCTGGAGGAGGCGCTGGACCTCTATGAAGATGGATTGGGGCTGGTCCGCCGCTGCTCCGCCTTCCTTCGGGATGCGGAGCAGCGCATTGAGGTCCTGGACGAGGACGGAACGTGGAAACCCTGGACCGAAGAGGATCGCCCCTGA
- a CDS encoding polyprenyl synthetase family protein, whose translation MNPERQQRLKNFLEERRLWIEDALSSQCEVPWEEVPPRLQEAMVYSLQAGGKRIRPVLCLAAAEQCGLAPRRAMPLALAHEWIHTASLIHDDLPCMDDDDLRRGKPTNHRVFGEALALLAGDALLAWAFEFALEGLCREELPAPQILKALQTFARAVGPRGICGGQVRDTDPQSQSEDPEDVWLIARTKTSVLLESALVGGALLAGAEPSVVSAYGHYGTHLGTAFQIVDDVLDVLGDSATLGKTAGKDARQGKRTFVSVYGLERAKELAEQESRLAVASLEGICPEDDPLVDLVESLVERTR comes from the coding sequence ATGAACCCTGAACGCCAGCAGAGACTCAAGAACTTCCTGGAGGAGCGACGCCTTTGGATTGAAGACGCTCTTTCCTCCCAGTGCGAGGTCCCCTGGGAGGAGGTCCCCCCCAGACTTCAGGAGGCCATGGTCTACTCCCTCCAAGCTGGGGGAAAGAGGATCCGCCCCGTTCTGTGCCTGGCGGCGGCGGAACAGTGCGGCCTGGCGCCGAGGCGGGCCATGCCTCTGGCCTTGGCCCACGAATGGATCCACACCGCCTCCCTGATCCACGACGACCTCCCCTGCATGGACGACGACGACCTTCGCCGCGGCAAGCCCACGAACCACCGGGTTTTCGGCGAGGCGTTGGCCCTCCTGGCGGGAGATGCCCTTTTGGCCTGGGCCTTCGAGTTCGCCCTGGAGGGGCTCTGTCGCGAGGAACTCCCCGCGCCGCAGATCCTGAAGGCTCTACAGACTTTCGCCCGCGCCGTGGGTCCCCGGGGGATCTGCGGGGGACAGGTCCGGGACACGGACCCGCAGAGCCAAAGCGAGGACCCCGAAGACGTCTGGCTCATCGCCCGAACCAAGACCTCCGTGCTCCTGGAATCCGCCCTGGTGGGAGGAGCCCTTCTGGCTGGGGCGGAGCCTTCCGTCGTGTCGGCTTATGGACATTATGGGACACATTTGGGCACGGCCTTCCAGATCGTGGACGACGTGCTGGACGTCTTGGGAGATTCCGCCACCCTGGGCAAGACCGCAGGGAAAGACGCCCGCCAGGGCAAGAGGACCTTCGTCTCCGTCTACGGCCTGGAACGGGCAAAGGAACTGGCAGAGCAGGAATCCCGCCTCGCCGTGGCTTCCCTGGAGGGGATCTGCCCGGAGGACGACCCCCTGGTGGACCTGGTGGAATCCCTGGTGGAGCGGACCCGCTGA
- the dxs gene encoding 1-deoxy-D-xylulose-5-phosphate synthase — translation METPQRPPTPILDRVGSYRKLRELSPSDLEALCGELRGVIQDVTCRNGGHLASSLGAVELIVSLLRVFDPGRDRILFDVGHQAYAYKLLTDRRERFSTLRRKGGISGFPRRHESPFDAFDVGHSSTSISAALGFAKARDLKRERHEVVAVIGDGALLNGLAFEGLNNVRSAGSKVLIVLNDNEMSINTRIGGMAEHLAKLSVHPTYRRFKQFIKEQCRTLRRGDTVEEVLGRWKTKLKSLLLPPNIFEEMDITYWGPFDGHRLDELEEIFGLARDYPESLLIHVITRKGKGCPEAEAQPATFHGVGAGTVLGAPSQKKAPDWSRVAARVAERLAEEDPRVVCCTAAMKEGTKLQEFSRRFPHRFFDVGISEGHLLTFAAGMAAGGLRPLVCIYSTFLQRAMDQWVHDICLPGLPVLLCVDRAGLVGEDGETHQGLLDLPWGRVIPGLTFMAPRDQADLEFMMRGWLAREIPGAIRYPRGTVPPSLYRNEGSPLSGWGTPETLHQGEETCLVGVGSTTKLMMDALALSRERGETLPTVVDARFLKPLDETFYRDLLRTHRQLVVAEEAYVSGGFGESLAAFAHREGSPCLVRTLGVGDHFVAHASRAEQWQEEGLTPEHILSFLHVWATASA, via the coding sequence ATGGAAACCCCGCAGCGGCCCCCAACCCCCATCCTGGACCGGGTGGGCAGCTACCGAAAACTCCGAGAGCTCTCCCCGTCGGACCTGGAGGCTCTGTGCGGCGAGCTTCGAGGGGTGATTCAGGACGTGACCTGCCGAAATGGGGGACACCTGGCTTCCTCCCTGGGGGCAGTGGAACTCATCGTCTCCCTGCTTCGGGTCTTCGACCCGGGACGGGACCGCATCCTCTTCGACGTGGGACACCAGGCCTACGCCTACAAGCTCCTCACAGATCGGCGGGAACGCTTCTCCACCCTGCGCCGCAAGGGGGGCATTTCCGGTTTCCCCCGACGTCATGAGAGCCCCTTCGATGCCTTCGACGTGGGACACAGCAGCACCTCCATCTCCGCAGCCCTGGGGTTTGCCAAGGCCCGGGATCTGAAGCGGGAACGCCACGAGGTGGTGGCGGTGATCGGCGACGGGGCCCTTCTCAACGGTCTGGCCTTCGAGGGACTGAACAACGTCCGGTCCGCCGGCTCCAAGGTGCTCATCGTGCTCAACGACAACGAGATGTCCATCAACACCCGCATCGGCGGCATGGCGGAGCACCTGGCAAAACTCTCGGTGCATCCCACATATCGCCGATTCAAGCAGTTCATCAAGGAGCAGTGCCGCACCCTCCGCAGGGGGGACACGGTGGAGGAGGTGCTGGGACGCTGGAAGACCAAGCTCAAATCCCTCCTGCTTCCCCCCAACATCTTCGAGGAGATGGACATCACCTACTGGGGCCCCTTCGACGGTCACCGGCTGGACGAGCTGGAGGAGATCTTCGGCCTGGCCCGGGACTACCCGGAATCCCTGCTCATCCACGTCATCACCCGTAAGGGAAAGGGATGCCCCGAGGCGGAGGCACAGCCCGCCACCTTCCACGGAGTGGGTGCGGGCACGGTCCTGGGGGCCCCGTCGCAGAAGAAGGCCCCGGACTGGAGCCGGGTGGCCGCCCGGGTGGCGGAGCGCCTGGCGGAGGAGGACCCTCGAGTGGTGTGCTGCACCGCCGCCATGAAGGAGGGGACCAAGCTCCAGGAGTTCAGCCGTCGCTTCCCCCACCGTTTCTTCGACGTGGGGATCTCGGAGGGCCACCTCCTCACCTTCGCCGCGGGCATGGCCGCGGGAGGGTTGCGGCCCCTGGTGTGCATCTATTCCACCTTTCTTCAGCGGGCCATGGACCAATGGGTCCACGACATCTGCCTTCCCGGCCTGCCCGTCCTCCTCTGCGTGGACCGGGCGGGCCTGGTGGGGGAGGACGGGGAGACCCATCAGGGCCTGCTGGACCTGCCGTGGGGAAGGGTCATCCCGGGACTCACCTTCATGGCCCCCCGAGACCAGGCGGACCTGGAGTTCATGATGCGCGGATGGCTGGCCCGGGAGATTCCCGGGGCCATCCGTTACCCTCGGGGGACCGTCCCCCCCTCCCTCTACCGGAACGAGGGTTCCCCCCTCTCCGGGTGGGGAACCCCGGAGACCCTGCACCAAGGGGAGGAGACCTGCCTCGTGGGGGTGGGAAGCACCACGAAGCTCATGATGGACGCCCTCGCCCTCTCTCGCGAGCGGGGCGAGACTCTGCCCACGGTGGTAGACGCCCGCTTCCTGAAGCCCCTGGACGAAACCTTCTACCGGGACCTGCTGCGCACCCACCGTCAACTGGTGGTGGCGGAGGAGGCCTACGTCAGCGGCGGCTTCGGAGAATCCCTGGCGGCCTTCGCCCATCGGGAGGGATCCCCCTGTCTGGTCCGCACCCTGGGGGTGGGGGACCACTTCGTGGCCCACGCCAGCAGGGCGGAGCAGTGGCAGGAGGAGGGCCTGACCCCCGAGCACATCCTCTCCTTCCTTCATGTCTGGGCGACGGC